Proteins encoded in a region of the Cytobacillus pseudoceanisediminis genome:
- a CDS encoding NUDIX domain-containing protein: MQTQSGHYFLPGGGIEKGEGKIECLKREVQEETGYEISNLFFIGNAKSYLPQTKKRPMLSDGYFYLANLADKIQEPTEEDHAIKWIETERIAELLVHSHHIWAVQKGIGYKKQEGEDE; encoded by the coding sequence GTGCAAACTCAGTCTGGCCATTACTTTCTCCCAGGCGGAGGAATAGAAAAAGGTGAAGGGAAAATCGAATGTCTGAAAAGGGAAGTACAGGAGGAGACCGGCTATGAGATTTCAAATTTATTCTTTATCGGTAATGCAAAGAGCTATTTGCCGCAGACCAAGAAAAGGCCAATGCTAAGTGACGGGTATTTTTATCTGGCTAATCTGGCGGATAAAATACAAGAGCCGACTGAAGAAGACCATGCAATAAAGTGGATTGAAACTGAAAGAATAGCAGAATTGCTGGTTCACAGTCACCACATATGGGCGGTCCAGAAAGGGATAGGATATAAAAAGCAGGAGGGGGAAGATGAATGA